The following proteins come from a genomic window of Solea solea chromosome 3, fSolSol10.1, whole genome shotgun sequence:
- the hacd4 gene encoding very-long-chain (3R)-3-hydroxyacyl-CoA dehydratase 4: MFSFRFVYIFSYNLFQFCGHTWILCNTIARFLTFGKDALADTFHSVGFVMSLCQLLSILELFHIADGIEKARLLPRFIQVTEKNLLLILVIMLEEIQSEPVVCVQFLLWNILDLLRYPHELLRVMGTPSVTMLRTRYTLWIPLYVLSVATEGVTLYQALPLLEAAGPNSISIHPPFILLFYLPVLALGATVTVWQLLKERQRHLDKLNNKIKRR; the protein is encoded by the exons AT GTTCAGCTTCAGGTTTGTTTACATCTTCTCTTATAACCTGTTCCAGTTCTGTGGCCACACATGGATCCTGTGCAACACCATCGCCAGGTTCCTCACTTTTGGCAAAG ATGCCTTAGCAGACACATTCCACTCTGTGGGCTTTGTGATGAGCCTTTGCCAGCTGCTCTCCATCCTCGAGCTTTTCCACATCGCAGATGGGATTGAGAAAGCCAGACTCCTTCCTCGCTTCATCCAA gtaACGGAGAAGAACCTCCTGCTGATCCTGGTCATCATGTTGGAGGAGATCCAGAGTGAACCAGTTGTGTGTGTCCAGTTCTTGTTGTGGAACATCTTGGACCTTTTACG ATATCCACATGAGCTGCTGCGAGTCATGGGCACACCGTCGGTCACCATGCTGAGGACCCGCTACACACTCTGGATCCCCCTGTATGTCCTGTCAGTTGCCACAGAAG GTGTCACTTTGTACCAGGCCCTGCCTTTACTTGAGGCAGCAGGACCAAACTCAATCTCCATTCATCCCCCCTTCATCCTGCTGTTCTACCTGCCTGTTCTCGCTCTCG GAGCCACGGTGACCGTGTGGCAGCTGCTGAAGGAGAGGCAGCGCCACCTGGATAAGTTGAACAACAAGATAAAAAGAAGATGA